One part of the Acidobacteriota bacterium genome encodes these proteins:
- a CDS encoding VWA domain-containing protein has protein sequence MRASTRFAAGVVAIVAAVLVADARQSPVVPVAPGGTPQWRGRVDVVMVTATVRDADGRLVTGLTASDFRVSDNGDPQPLTQFVTDRVPVSLGIVLDVSESMTGRRIEDARFALRRFVSDLLDPEDEAFLVAFNHRPREIAPWTLQPASLAHVLDAVVPSGGTAMYDAIADALPRFDTRRHQRAALVVISDGADTASDIGLPRLRAELRRSDAFVYAIAIDQPGRRPVSGRPDPYALREITDDSGGYTEIVRDSVDLVDATARIAEELNSQYLLGYAAPRPADDTYHSIRVRLADPSLKVRHRRGYVAGR, from the coding sequence ATGCGCGCCTCCACCCGATTCGCCGCCGGTGTCGTCGCGATCGTCGCCGCCGTCCTCGTGGCGGACGCCCGCCAGTCGCCGGTCGTGCCGGTCGCTCCGGGCGGGACGCCGCAGTGGCGCGGTCGCGTCGACGTCGTCATGGTGACGGCGACCGTGCGCGATGCCGACGGCCGGCTGGTCACCGGTCTCACGGCCAGCGACTTTCGCGTCTCCGACAACGGCGACCCGCAGCCGCTCACGCAGTTTGTGACCGATCGCGTGCCGGTCAGCCTCGGCATCGTGCTCGACGTGAGCGAGAGCATGACGGGCCGTCGCATCGAGGACGCGCGCTTCGCGCTCCGCCGATTCGTGAGCGACCTGCTCGACCCGGAGGACGAGGCGTTTCTCGTCGCCTTCAACCATCGCCCGCGCGAGATCGCCCCGTGGACACTGCAGCCCGCCAGTCTGGCGCACGTGCTCGACGCGGTCGTGCCTTCCGGAGGCACGGCCATGTACGACGCGATCGCCGATGCCCTGCCTCGGTTCGACACGCGGCGTCACCAGCGCGCCGCCCTCGTCGTGATCTCCGACGGCGCCGACACGGCCAGCGACATCGGACTGCCGCGGCTGCGCGCCGAGTTGAGGCGCAGCGACGCGTTCGTCTACGCCATCGCCATCGACCAGCCCGGGCGGCGGCCCGTGAGCGGTCGTCCCGATCCGTACGCCCTGCGCGAAATCACCGACGATTCGGGCGGCTACACCGAGATCGTCCGCGACAGCGTGGACCTCGTCGATGCGACCGCCCGCATCGCCGAGGAGCTGAACTCGCAGTACCTCCTGGGGTACGCCGCGCCCCGTCCGGCCGACGACACCTACCACTCGATCCGGGTGCGCCTCGCGGATCCGTCCCTGAAGGTCCGGCATCGCCGAGGTTACGTCGCCGGGCGGTGA
- a CDS encoding Dam family site-specific DNA-(adenine-N6)-methyltransferase, translated as MSPALAQATGVARAPARTPNGAGPAAARPFLKWAGGKRQLLPALRPFYPGQFGAYFEPFVGSGAVFFDLHQLGRLDGHRATLADTNLDVVACYEAIQHDVAPVVRHLRALEARHAQDGEACYYDVRDRHFNPLRRRPGALRRHRARLAAMVIYLNRTGFNGLFRLNAAGDFNVPTGRYAHPRICDADNLRAVGHALRRGRVDMRAGSFEFVLDEARPGDFLYFDPPYAPVSPTARFTHYTSGGFGDDDQRRLQATVVELASRGCQVLVSNSVAPIVHDLYVASGTARAAGLEVHRVPARRAINSAAGRRGVVDEFVITNIRPDRLATPAPTGGLHRDGRGEWMPAPLELRR; from the coding sequence ATGTCCCCAGCACTCGCCCAGGCCACTGGCGTGGCCCGCGCCCCAGCCCGCACGCCAAACGGCGCCGGCCCGGCTGCGGCCCGACCCTTCCTCAAGTGGGCCGGCGGGAAACGGCAGCTCCTGCCGGCGCTGCGCCCGTTCTACCCGGGCCAGTTCGGCGCCTACTTCGAGCCGTTCGTGGGCAGCGGCGCGGTGTTCTTCGATCTGCACCAGCTCGGGCGCCTCGATGGCCACCGCGCGACCCTCGCCGACACCAACCTCGATGTCGTCGCGTGCTACGAGGCCATCCAGCACGACGTCGCGCCGGTCGTCCGCCATCTGCGCGCGCTCGAGGCCCGGCACGCGCAGGATGGGGAGGCGTGCTATTACGACGTTCGCGACCGCCACTTCAACCCGCTGCGCCGGCGCCCTGGGGCGCTCCGCCGCCATCGCGCTCGACTCGCCGCGATGGTGATCTACCTGAACCGCACCGGGTTCAACGGGCTGTTCCGGTTGAACGCCGCGGGCGATTTCAACGTCCCGACCGGGCGGTACGCGCATCCCCGGATCTGTGACGCTGACAACCTGCGCGCCGTCGGCCACGCGCTCAGACGCGGCCGCGTCGACATGCGCGCCGGGTCGTTCGAGTTCGTGCTCGACGAGGCCCGGCCCGGAGACTTCCTGTACTTCGATCCGCCGTACGCCCCGGTTTCACCGACGGCCCGCTTCACCCATTACACGTCCGGAGGCTTCGGCGACGACGACCAGCGGCGGCTCCAGGCCACCGTGGTCGAGCTGGCGTCTCGCGGCTGTCAGGTCCTCGTGTCGAACTCCGTGGCCCCGATCGTCCACGACCTGTACGTGGCGAGCGGGACGGCTCGCGCGGCCGGCCTGGAGGTCCACCGCGTACCGGCGCGTCGCGCCATCAATTCGGCCGCCGGCCGACGGGGCGTCGTCGACGAGTTCGTCATCACGAACATCCGGCCCGACCGCCTCGCGACACCCGCTCCGACCGGTGGTTTGCACCGCGACGGGCGTGGCGAGTGGATGCCGGCACCCCTCGAGCTCCGGCGTTGA
- a CDS encoding tetratricopeptide repeat protein — translation MLRDILSRRMVTLAALVTAVALSVPAFAQSTGMVKGKVVDGAGNLVDGAKVVIEFLDGVTRKYETKTNRRGEFIQIGLSSGNYRVTASKDGVGAQAFDVRVRLGQTAEVNFQLVPGGAAEMMSPEEAKKLEAFKKIFEAGVAASNAGDHDGAIASFQEALVADPDCYACQYNIGGSHAAKKDFLAAEEAFKKAIAMRPDSPEPYNALANVYNAERKFDEAAKMTEEAAKRVGAGGAGAGDADSLFNQGVIFWNAGKIPDAKKQFEQAVKLNPNMADAHYWLGMALLNEGNLPSAAEHFDAYVNLAPDGQYADQAKGVLSQIKK, via the coding sequence ATGCTTCGTGACATTCTCAGCCGCCGGATGGTGACGCTTGCCGCGCTCGTCACCGCCGTCGCGCTCAGTGTTCCTGCGTTCGCCCAGTCCACCGGGATGGTCAAGGGAAAGGTCGTCGACGGGGCGGGCAACCTGGTCGACGGCGCGAAGGTCGTCATCGAGTTCCTCGATGGCGTGACCCGCAAGTACGAGACCAAGACCAACCGTCGCGGCGAGTTCATCCAGATCGGCCTGAGCTCGGGCAACTACCGTGTCACCGCGTCGAAGGACGGCGTGGGCGCGCAGGCCTTCGACGTCAGGGTGAGGCTCGGGCAGACCGCCGAGGTCAACTTCCAACTCGTGCCGGGTGGCGCGGCCGAGATGATGTCACCCGAGGAGGCGAAGAAGCTCGAGGCCTTCAAGAAGATCTTCGAGGCCGGCGTCGCCGCCAGCAACGCCGGCGATCACGACGGCGCCATCGCGAGCTTCCAGGAGGCGCTGGTCGCCGATCCCGACTGTTACGCTTGCCAGTACAACATCGGCGGGTCGCACGCCGCGAAGAAGGACTTCCTGGCGGCCGAGGAAGCGTTCAAGAAGGCCATCGCCATGCGGCCCGACTCCCCCGAGCCGTACAACGCGCTCGCCAACGTCTACAACGCCGAGCGCAAGTTCGACGAGGCCGCGAAGATGACCGAGGAAGCGGCCAAGCGCGTCGGGGCGGGCGGTGCCGGCGCCGGCGACGCGGACTCGCTGTTCAACCAGGGCGTGATCTTCTGGAACGCCGGCAAGATTCCCGACGCGAAGAAGCAGTTCGAGCAGGCGGTCAAGCTGAACCCGAACATGGCCGACGCACACTACTGGCTCGGCATGGCGCTGCTCAACGAGGGCAACCTGCCCTCAGCGGCCGAGCACTTCGACGCCTACGTGAACCTCGCGCCGGACGGGCAATACGCCGACCAGGCCAAGGGCGTGCTGTCGCAGATCAAGAAGTGA
- a CDS encoding YggS family pyridoxal phosphate-dependent enzyme: MTDAPLAEIVGEHVRAVRSRIERAAARASRAPSSVRLIAVSKTFGPDHVRAAMAAGQTEFGENRVQEALQKIDALADTRCGWHLIGHLQSNKARKAVGPFVMVQSVDSLDLLLRLERVAGEAAHQIEVLVQADLAGEATKFGAPPGEVDRMFDAAARLEAVRVVGLMLLPPLFDDPEATRPYFRRLRALRDGLAARGVPAAMLRELSMGMSHDFEVAIEEGATIVRVGSAIFGARS, encoded by the coding sequence GTGACCGACGCGCCCCTCGCCGAGATCGTCGGCGAACACGTGCGGGCGGTCCGTTCGCGCATCGAACGGGCCGCCGCCCGGGCCAGCCGCGCCCCTTCCTCCGTCCGTCTCATCGCAGTCTCCAAGACCTTCGGGCCGGACCACGTCAGGGCGGCGATGGCGGCTGGCCAGACGGAGTTCGGCGAGAACCGCGTCCAGGAAGCCCTACAGAAAATCGACGCTCTGGCCGACACCAGATGTGGGTGGCACCTGATCGGGCACCTGCAGTCGAACAAGGCCCGAAAAGCGGTCGGTCCGTTCGTGATGGTGCAGTCGGTCGACAGCCTCGATCTGCTCCTCCGGCTCGAACGGGTCGCCGGTGAGGCCGCCCACCAGATCGAGGTGCTGGTGCAGGCCGACCTGGCCGGCGAGGCGACGAAGTTCGGCGCGCCTCCGGGCGAGGTCGACCGCATGTTCGACGCCGCGGCGCGCCTCGAGGCGGTCCGGGTCGTCGGCCTGATGCTGCTGCCGCCGCTGTTTGACGACCCGGAGGCGACGCGGCCGTATTTCCGCCGCCTGCGCGCGCTGCGCGATGGGCTGGCCGCACGAGGCGTGCCGGCCGCGATGCTTCGCGAGCTGTCGATGGGCATGAGTCACGACTTCGAGGTCGCCATCGAGGAGGGCGCGACGATCGTCCGGGTCGGCAGCGCCATCTTCGGCGCCCGGAGTTGA
- a CDS encoding DivIVA domain-containing protein yields the protein MKVTPLDLRQTQFGTAMRGYDKQEVRGFLNEAADAYEQVLRDLDRLRQELLRAEEALAEHREREVSLRNTLLTAQRLADQIRENAEQESKMLIREAEGRADLILQKAQSRLEEVDRDIHELKLRRRDVEASLEASIAGLNNALSFVRSKDAAEKDDKLLLHRPRQADVPAAPAPREVRAAASGHGPIQLPPSPLGPPEAP from the coding sequence ATGAAAGTCACGCCGCTCGATCTGCGCCAGACCCAGTTCGGGACCGCCATGCGCGGGTACGACAAGCAGGAGGTGCGCGGCTTCCTCAACGAGGCCGCCGATGCGTACGAGCAGGTGCTCCGCGACCTCGACCGGCTCCGCCAGGAGTTGCTGCGCGCCGAGGAGGCCCTCGCCGAGCACCGCGAGCGGGAAGTGAGCCTGCGGAACACGCTCCTGACGGCCCAGCGGCTCGCCGACCAGATTCGCGAGAACGCCGAGCAGGAGTCGAAGATGCTGATCCGCGAGGCCGAAGGCCGCGCCGACCTGATCCTGCAGAAGGCGCAGTCGCGGCTCGAGGAGGTCGACCGCGACATCCACGAACTCAAGCTCCGGCGCCGCGACGTCGAGGCCTCGCTCGAGGCGTCCATCGCCGGCCTGAACAACGCGCTGAGCTTCGTGCGGTCGAAGGACGCGGCCGAGAAGGACGACAAGCTGCTGCTGCACCGGCCGCGTCAGGCGGACGTGCCCGCCGCACCCGCGCCGAGGGAGGTGCGCGCGGCGGCGTCCGGCCACGGACCGATTCAGCTGCCACCCTCGCCGCTCGGCCCCCCCGAGGCGCCCTGA
- a CDS encoding DUF167 domain-containing protein, with translation MHPHSDGCLVEVRVVPRAGRTALAGARGGALLVRLAAAPVEGAANEALIELIAGALGVPKRQVVVVAGARSRAKRVVVHGLTAEAAARALRE, from the coding sequence CTGCACCCGCACTCCGACGGCTGTCTCGTCGAGGTGCGTGTCGTCCCGCGGGCCGGCCGGACCGCGCTCGCCGGGGCGCGAGGTGGGGCGCTGCTCGTCCGCCTCGCCGCCGCACCCGTCGAGGGAGCCGCCAACGAGGCGTTGATCGAGCTGATCGCCGGGGCGCTCGGCGTGCCGAAGCGGCAGGTCGTCGTCGTCGCGGGTGCCCGCTCGCGGGCCAAGCGTGTCGTCGTCCACGGGCTCACGGCCGAGGCGGCCGCGCGGGCGCTCAGGGAATGA